TTATTTCTTCAACATTATATTCTTTTAAAGTGATTTTTCCTATTGAAATTGCTGTGTTTCTAGCTTCTCCTTTTATTTCATTATTAAGATTTATTCCTATACCTATAATGAAATAATCACCTATTTTTTCAACTAAAATTCCACTTATTTTTTTGTCATTTTCATAAATATCATTCGTCCATTTAAATTTAAAATTTAAAAATGGTTCTATTTTTTCAAGAGTTTTCATAAGAGAATAACCTGTTACAAGAGGAAGTTTTGTATATTCTTCAAAAGCTATATTTCTATCTTCTTTCAAAAGAAAACTGAAATATGCTCCTCCTTTTTCTGAGCACCATTTATTTCCTCTTCTTCCTTTTCCTGAAGTTTGTACCTCAGCTATAGCTATATCAAAATCATTTTTTTCTTTAATTTCTTTTAAAAATTTATTTGTAGAATCTATTTCTTTAAATCTGAATATTCTCACTCTCTGCTCCTTAAAAATTATTTCTTTATAAACTCCCATTATTTCTTTATAAACTCCCAACAGTTTTTGATAAATTTCCATTGTCCTTTAAATCCTTTTTCTTCTGCTCCCATTTGAAAATGAAGCATAGCTATCCCTAAATCTATCTTCTCAAAACCTGTTTTATTACCTTTACTCTTTATATAAATATTTTCACCGTTGTATCCAAATATCCATGGCTGACTATTAAGTGCTGAAGGAGCTTTTCTTACACACTCTAAACCATTTTCTATCCACTTTTTATCTTCAGCCTTTACCTTCTTTATACTGTAAAATAACTCTCCTATACTTTTTCTATTTCTTCCAAAAAATCCAATTACTTTTTCAAAGCTTGTTTTCTCTTTCCCTTCAAGATTTCCAAGAGCAATAACACAATAAATTTTATCACTGTATTCTGTCTTTATATCCTTAGCAACAGCTTTTTTATCAAAAGTTCCTCCTACCCAGCATGTTCCAAATCCCATCTGAGTAAGCTTAAGCACAAGATATTCTCCATAATATCCTATTTTTTCTTCAATAGTTTCATCTCTTGAATCTCCAACAAGAGCTGCATAAGAAGAACAGCCTTTTATTATTCCATAAGATGCTTTAAGCCCTTCAAAAGCCTCATCTCCATAATTTATACAACATTGAAACTCAAGATTGCCCTCATCGTTTATTTTCTCAATAACTTTCAGTATTTCAACTTCTTCTTGAACAGTAATGGGTTTTTCTGAAAATCTTCTTCTTGAACATCTCTTTTTTATCTCTTCTGTCAAAACTTCATCTATTCTTATCACAAAAAGCACCTCCTGTGTCTTTCTGTTTCTATTGTAGAATAACATTCATATTTTAACAAGTACTTTATATTTTAAAATTATTTTTATATATTAAAAATATATTAATTTTTATAAATAATTTTTCTTTTTTAAAGTTACAAAAAAAGAGTAAAAATTTATATTTCTACTCTTTTCCATAAATTTCAACTATTTTATTCCGCTTTAAACTTATTTTATTTAGTTCATATATCTAATCCACATATAAATTGTTGAAGCTATAAGTGTCTGCACAGATATTAAAATACCAAATTTTAAAAATTTAACAAAGTCTATTTTGCATCCTGCTTTTCCTGCTGCTCCAACTGCAACAACATTTGTTGCTGATGCTAGCATAGATATATTTCCACCAAGACATGATCCAAAAGATAATGCCCACCAGAAAGCTTGAGTGTTTCCTATTTTTTCAAAAGACGGAATCATTACTTCCACTATTTTAGATACTGTTGCAGCATTGGCAACATTTCCTATTACAGATGTAAACATTGCTGAAAGCCATGTTATTGCAGCAAGAGCCATATTAAAGTTCCCTGCTGTTATGTCAATTAACTTTCCTCCAATTACATCAATTATATGAAGATTTTCTATTCCTCTTATCATCATAAACAATCCAATAAAGAAGAACATAGTATCCCATTCAACATTATTTAAAACTTCTTTAGGCTCTCTCTTTGCAAGAACAACAAGGATTACCGCTCCTGAAAGTGCTATTACAGCAAGACCTTTATTTATGAAGTTATTTAAAATAAATCCTGCAAGTACAAGAATAAATATTACTGCTGCTTCTTTTAAAAGTTTTATATCTTTTAAAGAACGGCTTGAATCAAGTTCCATAATTCTTGCTTTAAGCTCTCTTGAAACATGCATTTTTCTTCCATAAATAATATATACATTAATTATAAGTATTATCATTGAAACAATAGCCATAGGAGAAGTATTCATAAGAAATTCATTAAATCCTAAGTGTCCTTCTGAACCTATGATAAGCTGAGTAGGGTCTCCAATAAGAGTTGCTACTCCTCCTATATTAGCTGACATTACTTCACTTATAATAAAAGGGAAAGGATCCAGTTTTAACTGATTTGCAAGAAGTATTGATACTGGGGCCATCAAAAGAATTGTTGTCACATTATCAAGAAATGCTGAACAAAGAGCAGTTACTACAGAAAGAAGAACTATTAATCTGAAAGGTTCTCCTTTTACAAGCTGTGCCACTTTAATTGCAAACCATTGGAAAACTCCTGTTTCTGAAATTATATGAACTATAATCATCATTCCTACTAAAAGAAATATAATTTCAAGTCTTTCATAAACAGCTTCAAGAGCATTTTCCTCATTTATTATACCAATAAGTGCCATTACAAGTCCTCCAAGCATTGTTGCCCATGCATTTGGCACTTTTTCTGTTATCATTAAATAAAATACTGCTAAAAATATTAAAACACCTATTATAAGGTAAAGCATTTTTCCTCCTTAAGACATCGTAAAATTTTTCCCTTAACACCTTACCATATTTCGTTTTGTCAATTAAATGTGAAGAACTTTTTTAATTATGTCAGATCTTTTTATTACCCCAAGATATTCCCCGTTTTCTACTACATAAAGTCTTGTTACTCCCTTATTTACCATAATAAAACATATTTCCATAATAGGAGCTTTTTTATCAAGAATAATTATATCGTTCTTAGGTCTGTATATTTTTTCTATTGTTGTTGTTTTTTCATTTACAAGATATTCTTCAAAAGGTTCTCCTACAGTTAGGAAGTTTAAATCTTTCATAAGAGAAAGATATTTAGGCATACCAAATTCTATTAATTCCTTTTCTGTTATCTCTCCTAAAAATTTTCCATTTTTATCAACTACAGGAAGTCCACTTGCATGTTCAATAATAAGTCTCTTTGCTACTTCTTCAAGAGTTGATTCAGGATATACTGGAGCTATATTAGGGCTAAGTACATCTTCAGCTGTAATTTTATGCCCTATTTCAATATCAGCTTCCTGTACTGCTTTAAGAATTTCTTCAGGATTTTTAAGAGTTTTTATCTTATCAGCTATATGAGGATACTTAACTATAAGTTTAGAAACAGCACTCATTATTTTTAAGATATTTTTATTTTTTAAAATATCTGAAATAATTAAAAATACTAATTCAACTGTATCCTTTGATGCTGAACCTCCTATTTTTGCTTTAAAAGGAGTTTCTACTACACCAACTGCAACAATAAAATCATTAAAATTTTCTATTCTTGCATGTGGAATAGCCACCCCATTTCCAATAGCTGTTGATATTTCTTCCTCTCTTTTTATAACACTGGCTGTAATTTCATCTTTTCTGAGATTTACATTTTTCTCTTTAGATGCCATCTTTGCCACCATTTCTTTAATTATTTCTTCCATTGATGTTCCTTTTACATCTGTAAAAATTAATTTGGAATCTAAATAATTAGAAAACTTCATCTTTCCTCCTTTACAGATACTTCTAGTATCTTACATAAATATATATTAAACTTAAAATAGTTGACTGAAGTACTACAATTGATCCCCATTTAAAAAATTCTTTGAAACTTATTTCTATTCCAACTTTTTTAGCAACTGAAGATCCTACTATATTGGCTGCTGCTCCTACAATTGTCATATTTCCTCCAAGACATGCTCCAAGGGACAAGGCCCACCAAAGCACCTCTGTATTTCCTTGATATCCTGGAATAATTTCCGCAATAATTTTTCCAAAAGAAAGTGTATGAGGTATTGATCCTACTATAGGAGATAAAACTGTGGAAATTATAAGAATAAGACTTGAAGTCATCTCAAGATTTCCTTTTGTTATATTAAGTATATGTTCACCAAGAGCTTTTATAATTCCAAGATTTTCAACTCCCTCTACAAGAACAAAAAGTCCTCCGAAGAAAAATAAAGTTTCCCACTCTATTTTTGCAAAAATCTCTTCAGGATTTTTCTTACTTATAAAT
The nucleotide sequence above comes from Fusobacterium perfoetens. Encoded proteins:
- a CDS encoding biotin--[acetyl-CoA-carboxylase] ligase, coding for MEIYQKLLGVYKEIMGVYKEIIFKEQRVRIFRFKEIDSTNKFLKEIKEKNDFDIAIAEVQTSGKGRRGNKWCSEKGGAYFSFLLKEDRNIAFEEYTKLPLVTGYSLMKTLEKIEPFLNFKFKWTNDIYENDKKISGILVEKIGDYFIIGIGINLNNEIKGEARNTAISIGKITLKEYNVEEIIIAAVENFKKDLAFYFNGNWEKMLDELNAKNYLYGKNIEISFENGNIEEGIALNIHKSGQLMVKTGDREKFFNIGEIHISKNN
- a CDS encoding nitroreductase family protein; amino-acid sequence: MIRIDEVLTEEIKKRCSRRRFSEKPITVQEEVEILKVIEKINDEGNLEFQCCINYGDEAFEGLKASYGIIKGCSSYAALVGDSRDETIEEKIGYYGEYLVLKLTQMGFGTCWVGGTFDKKAVAKDIKTEYSDKIYCVIALGNLEGKEKTSFEKVIGFFGRNRKSIGELFYSIKKVKAEDKKWIENGLECVRKAPSALNSQPWIFGYNGENIYIKSKGNKTGFEKIDLGIAMLHFQMGAEEKGFKGQWKFIKNCWEFIKK
- a CDS encoding ArsB/NhaD family transporter, which gives rise to MLYLIIGVLIFLAVFYLMITEKVPNAWATMLGGLVMALIGIINEENALEAVYERLEIIFLLVGMMIIVHIISETGVFQWFAIKVAQLVKGEPFRLIVLLSVVTALCSAFLDNVTTILLMAPVSILLANQLKLDPFPFIISEVMSANIGGVATLIGDPTQLIIGSEGHLGFNEFLMNTSPMAIVSMIILIINVYIIYGRKMHVSRELKARIMELDSSRSLKDIKLLKEAAVIFILVLAGFILNNFINKGLAVIALSGAVILVVLAKREPKEVLNNVEWDTMFFFIGLFMMIRGIENLHIIDVIGGKLIDITAGNFNMALAAITWLSAMFTSVIGNVANAATVSKIVEVMIPSFEKIGNTQAFWWALSFGSCLGGNISMLASATNVVAVGAAGKAGCKIDFVKFLKFGILISVQTLIASTIYMWIRYMN
- a CDS encoding PTS sugar transporter subunit IIA, which produces MKFSNYLDSKLIFTDVKGTSMEEIIKEMVAKMASKEKNVNLRKDEITASVIKREEEISTAIGNGVAIPHARIENFNDFIVAVGVVETPFKAKIGGSASKDTVELVFLIISDILKNKNILKIMSAVSKLIVKYPHIADKIKTLKNPEEILKAVQEADIEIGHKITAEDVLSPNIAPVYPESTLEEVAKRLIIEHASGLPVVDKNGKFLGEITEKELIEFGMPKYLSLMKDLNFLTVGEPFEEYLVNEKTTTIEKIYRPKNDIIILDKKAPIMEICFIMVNKGVTRLYVVENGEYLGVIKRSDIIKKVLHI